In Candidatus Methylomirabilota bacterium, one DNA window encodes the following:
- a CDS encoding heavy-metal-associated domain-containing protein: protein MVQVFTVPKIRCAGCAETITTALTGLRGVIATSVAVPEKEVRVEYDPARVDEARVKRALVEAGFPPA, encoded by the coding sequence ATGGTGCAAGTCTTCACGGTGCCGAAGATCAGATGCGCGGGGTGTGCCGAGACGATCACCACAGCCCTGACCGGCCTCCGCGGGGTGATCGCGACCTCCGTCGCGGTGCCCGAGAAGGAAGTCCGGGTCGAGTACGACCCCGCGCGGGTCGACGAGGCCCGGGTCAAGCGCGCCCTCGTCGAGGCCGGCTTTCCCCCGGCCTGA
- a CDS encoding indolepyruvate ferredoxin oxidoreductase family protein has product MTPAFSLDAKYRLEEGRIFLSGIQALVRLPLDQHRADRRRGLHTATLISGYRGSPLGGFDITIERNRALLAEHDIVFISGVNEDLGATAVFGSQLTHLFPRPRYDGVLGMWYGKAPGVDRSGDIFKHANFAGVGRHGGVLALAGDDPQAKSSTLPTHSEVAFYDAQIPVVFPGSIQDILDLGRLGFELSRYSGLWVALKIVTDVADAVGTAEVAPGRVVTTDPGFVYDGHRWEARQPKLLLPPFTLDVEREIQYGRLEAAKAFAAANRLNRITVPTPGAWLGIAAAGKAYYDLRQALHDLGLDDEALHRYGIRLLKLGLLFPIEPGIVGEFAGGLEEILVIEEKRAFVELFVRDILYSRTERPRVVGKRDDAGRVLVPADGELDADTIARIVAGRLEGRLRLDSVSARLAALEALRERPASLAVARQPYFCSGCPHNRSTVVPEGSTAAAGIGCHGMALYMDRDVVGITQMGGEGVQWVGLAPFTEISHLFQQLGDGTLFHSGSLAIRQAVAAGTNVTFKILYNSAVAMTGGQDAAGAVPVPDLTRQLEAEGVRRILVLTDEPDKYSADARWAAGVEVWHRDRLDEAQRRLREIPGVTALVYDQRCAAEKRRLRKRGKLPDPALRVVINEAVCEGCGDCGVKSNCLSVQPVDTEFGRKTQIHQSSCTKDYSCLLGDCPSFLTVIPLGDRPAPARRLHRVDEELPEPVLRVRPEANVFLTGIGGTGVVTVNQVLGTAALLEGKFVAGLDQTGLSQKGGPVVSHLKIAERAADVAGKVGTGEADAYLGFDLLVASAPQNLARARPDRTIAVVSTTQVPTGAMVASPDVEFPDAGGLRAAIQRVTRKDENVFIDALGLAEALFRDHMAANMIVLGAAYQAGAIPVGAGAIERAIALNGVSVEMNTHAFRVGRRLVLDPAWGGTVQRRRPGAVEVAPVLTAEARRLCDAVGATGELRRLLEVRVPELIAYQDAAYAAPYLEFVARVVAAERAAMPGETRLGEAVARYLFKLMAYKDEYEVARLHVKSELATSLAAELGGPVKVRYHLHPPVLRALGWRRKIALGPWFAGVLRLLARFRRLRGTAFDPFGYAEVRRVERSLVGEYRGLVERALADLSSETYERALKVARLPDLIRGYEGIKLRNIECFREEARALGMVETA; this is encoded by the coding sequence GTGACCCCCGCCTTCTCTCTGGATGCCAAGTACCGCCTCGAGGAGGGGCGGATCTTCCTCTCCGGCATCCAGGCCCTCGTGCGCCTCCCGCTCGATCAGCACCGCGCCGACCGCCGGCGCGGGCTCCATACCGCCACGCTGATCTCCGGCTACCGGGGATCGCCGCTCGGGGGGTTCGACATCACGATCGAGCGGAACCGGGCGCTCCTGGCCGAGCACGACATCGTCTTCATCTCCGGCGTCAACGAGGACCTCGGGGCCACCGCCGTGTTCGGGAGCCAGCTCACGCACCTGTTCCCGCGGCCCCGCTACGACGGCGTCCTGGGGATGTGGTACGGCAAGGCGCCCGGCGTCGACCGGAGCGGCGACATCTTCAAGCACGCGAATTTCGCCGGGGTGGGACGTCATGGCGGGGTACTGGCCCTGGCCGGTGACGATCCCCAGGCGAAGTCCTCGACGCTCCCGACCCACTCGGAGGTCGCCTTCTACGACGCCCAGATCCCCGTCGTCTTCCCGGGCAGCATCCAGGACATCCTGGACCTCGGGCGCCTCGGCTTCGAGCTGTCACGGTACTCGGGGCTCTGGGTCGCTCTCAAGATCGTGACCGACGTCGCTGACGCGGTGGGCACGGCCGAGGTGGCGCCCGGCCGCGTCGTCACCACCGACCCCGGGTTCGTGTACGACGGGCACCGGTGGGAGGCGCGACAGCCCAAGCTCCTGCTCCCGCCCTTCACGCTGGACGTCGAGCGCGAGATCCAGTACGGGCGCCTCGAGGCGGCCAAGGCCTTCGCGGCGGCCAACCGCCTGAACCGGATCACGGTGCCGACACCGGGCGCCTGGCTCGGCATCGCGGCCGCCGGCAAGGCCTACTACGACCTCCGACAGGCGCTCCACGACCTCGGGCTCGACGACGAAGCGCTCCACCGCTACGGCATCCGCCTCCTCAAGCTCGGCCTGCTGTTTCCGATCGAGCCCGGCATCGTGGGGGAGTTCGCCGGGGGGCTCGAGGAGATCCTGGTCATCGAGGAGAAGCGCGCGTTCGTCGAGCTGTTCGTCCGCGACATCCTGTATAGCCGGACGGAGCGGCCCCGCGTGGTGGGAAAGCGCGACGACGCCGGCCGGGTCCTGGTCCCGGCCGACGGCGAGCTCGACGCCGACACGATCGCGCGGATCGTCGCGGGCCGGCTGGAGGGGCGGCTCCGGCTCGATTCGGTCTCGGCCCGGCTGGCCGCCCTCGAGGCGCTCCGCGAGCGCCCGGCTTCGCTCGCCGTCGCCCGCCAGCCGTACTTCTGCTCGGGATGCCCCCACAACCGCTCGACGGTGGTGCCCGAGGGTTCGACGGCGGCGGCCGGCATCGGCTGCCATGGCATGGCGCTCTACATGGACCGCGACGTCGTCGGGATCACGCAGATGGGTGGGGAGGGAGTCCAGTGGGTCGGGCTGGCGCCGTTCACCGAGATCTCCCACCTTTTCCAGCAGCTCGGCGACGGCACGCTCTTCCACTCGGGCTCGCTGGCGATCCGGCAGGCGGTGGCCGCGGGCACCAACGTCACCTTCAAGATTCTCTACAACTCGGCCGTGGCCATGACCGGCGGGCAGGACGCGGCCGGGGCCGTTCCGGTACCGGACCTCACACGCCAGCTCGAGGCGGAGGGCGTCCGCCGGATCCTGGTGCTGACCGACGAGCCCGACAAGTACTCGGCGGACGCGCGATGGGCGGCCGGGGTCGAGGTCTGGCATCGCGACCGGCTCGACGAAGCGCAGCGCCGCCTGCGGGAGATCCCGGGCGTGACCGCGCTCGTCTACGACCAGCGATGCGCCGCCGAAAAACGGCGCCTCCGGAAGCGGGGCAAGCTCCCCGATCCCGCGCTGCGGGTCGTGATCAACGAGGCGGTGTGCGAGGGCTGCGGGGACTGCGGGGTCAAGTCGAACTGCCTGTCCGTCCAGCCGGTCGACACCGAGTTCGGGCGGAAGACGCAGATCCACCAATCCTCGTGCACCAAGGACTACTCGTGCCTGCTGGGGGACTGCCCCTCGTTCCTGACCGTGATCCCGCTCGGCGACCGGCCGGCGCCGGCCCGGCGGCTCCATCGCGTCGACGAGGAGCTCCCGGAGCCCGTCCTCCGGGTCCGCCCGGAGGCGAACGTGTTCCTCACGGGCATCGGCGGCACCGGGGTCGTGACGGTGAACCAGGTCCTGGGGACGGCCGCGCTGCTCGAGGGAAAATTCGTCGCCGGCCTCGACCAGACGGGTCTGAGCCAGAAGGGCGGGCCGGTGGTGTCCCACCTCAAGATCGCGGAGCGCGCGGCCGATGTGGCCGGCAAGGTCGGGACCGGGGAGGCCGACGCCTACCTGGGCTTCGACCTCCTGGTGGCCAGCGCCCCCCAGAACCTGGCTCGCGCGCGGCCGGATCGGACGATCGCGGTCGTCTCCACGACCCAGGTGCCCACCGGGGCCATGGTGGCGTCCCCGGACGTCGAGTTCCCGGACGCGGGCGGGCTCCGGGCCGCCATTCAGCGGGTGACCCGCAAGGACGAGAACGTCTTCATCGACGCGCTCGGGCTGGCCGAGGCCCTGTTCCGTGACCACATGGCCGCGAACATGATCGTGCTGGGCGCCGCCTACCAGGCCGGCGCGATCCCGGTGGGTGCCGGCGCCATCGAGCGGGCCATCGCGCTCAACGGGGTCTCGGTGGAGATGAACACCCACGCCTTCCGGGTGGGTCGCCGGCTCGTCCTCGATCCAGCCTGGGGCGGAACCGTCCAGCGGCGGCGCCCCGGCGCCGTCGAGGTCGCCCCGGTCCTCACCGCGGAGGCCCGACGGCTCTGCGACGCGGTCGGCGCGACCGGCGAGCTCCGACGCCTGCTCGAGGTCCGGGTGCCCGAGCTGATCGCCTATCAGGATGCCGCCTATGCGGCGCCGTACCTGGAGTTCGTCGCGCGCGTCGTCGCGGCCGAGCGGGCCGCGATGCCCGGTGAGACCCGGCTCGGCGAGGCGGTCGCGCGGTACCTCTTCAAGCTGATGGCCTACAAGGACGAGTACGAGGTCGCCCGCCTGCACGTGAAGTCCGAGCTGGCCACGTCGCTGGCGGCCGAGCTTGGCGGTCCGGTGAAGGTGCGCTACCACCTCCATCCACCGGTCCTGCGCGCGCTCGGCTGGCGGCGGAAGATCGCGCTCGGGCCGTGGTTCGCGGGGGTGCTTCGCCTCCTGGCGCGCTTCCGCCGCCTGCGGGGGACCGCCTTCGACCCGTTCGGCTACGCCGAGGTGCGGCGTGTCGAGCGGTCCCTCGTCGGGGAATACCGGGGGCTCGTCGAGCGGGCGCTGGCGGACCTCTCCTCCGAGACCTACGAGCGCGCGCTCAAGGTCGCGCGGCTCCCCGACCTGATCCGCGGCTACGAGGGGATCAAGCTCAGGAACATCGAGTGCTTCCGCGAGGAAGCGCGCGCCCTCGGCATGGTGGAGACCGCCTGA
- a CDS encoding zinc ribbon domain-containing protein, with product MPIYEYSCLACREEFEKLVYGQMTVSCPRCASHDVSRRLSMFGVKTGSTVAGSAGSGCGCASGGG from the coding sequence GTGCCGATCTACGAATACAGCTGCCTCGCCTGTCGCGAGGAGTTCGAAAAGCTCGTGTACGGGCAGATGACCGTGAGCTGCCCGCGCTGCGCGAGCCATGACGTCTCGCGGCGGCTGTCGATGTTCGGTGTGAAGACCGGCTCGACGGTCGCCGGCTCGGCCGGCAGCGGCTGCGGCTGCGCTTCGGGCGGCGGCTGA